A window of Arcobacter acticola genomic DNA:
AATGATATGATGAATCAGTTTCAAGATATGGCAAATAAATCAAAAGAAGACAATGCTTCAAGAATCTTCACTGCAAAAGCAGGTGGTGGAATGGTTGAAATATCAATAAATGGAAACTCAGAAGTTATTGATTTAAAACTTGATGATTCATTATTGGAAGATAAAGATTCATTACAAATTTTATTAATATCAGCAATGAATGATGTAATAAAACAAAGTGATGAAAATAAAAAAATGATGGCTATGAATATGATGAGTGGATTAGGTTCTTTTGGACAAAAATAACTCTATGCAAAATTTAGCAAAATCTTTTGAAGATTATTTATTTCATAATCTTCCTAAGTCTAAAACATTTCATCCTTATTTTGAGGATGCTTTAGCTCATATGTTAAAAGCAGGTGGAAAAAGATTTCGACCTATGCTTTTATTATCTGTAGTAAAATCAAATAAAAGCTTATTAATACCAAACACTTTATGTGTAGCTCTTGGTCTTGAATTCTTACATACTTACTCTTTAATCCATGATGATTTACCTGCTATGGATAATGCTGATTTAAGAAGAGGTTTTCAAACCTTACATAAAAAATATGATGAAGTAACAGCTATACTTGTAGGTGATGCTTTAAATACAGAAGCCTTCAATTTAGTAGCAAATGCTTCATTATCAAATGATATTAAAATTGATTTAATTAAATGTTTAAGTTCTAATGGTGGAATAGATGGCATGATAATTGGTCAAGCTATTGATTGTTTTTTTGAAAATCAAAAGTTAGAACTTAATCAATTAGAATTTTTACATATTCATAAAACAGCAAAATTAATTGCAGCTTCTTTAAAAATGGGAGCAATTATTTGTGAGTATGATTTACAAACACAAGAAAAACTATATAACTTTGGAATTGATTTAGGATTATTATTTCAAATTCAAGATGATATTATTGATGAAATTTGTAGTTCAGAAGAAGCTGGAAAAACAACTCAAAATGATGGAGCTAAAAATTCTTTTGTAAATTTATTGGGACTAGAAGGTGCTAAAAAAAGTGCAGATGAATTATCTTTAAAATGTATAAAAACACTTAATACCTTTGATTTTAATTTAAAAGAGTCTTTGGAAGAACTTTTATTAGAATATATCAATCGGCATAAATAGAAATATCAAACTCTTAGTCAAATTAACTCAAAGCTCTTGACAAATATTCAAAAATTTAATAAAATTTAGCACTTGGAAATTTAGAGTGCTAAATATCTAAGTTTTAATAGAAAATATTATAAATAATAAAAGGAAATACTATGAATTTTAGACCACTAGGTGAAAGAGTTCTTGTTAAAAGAACAGAAGTAGAAAATAAAACAGCAAGTGGAATTTATATTCCTGATAATGCAAAGGAAAAACCACATACAGCTGAAGTTGTAGCAATTGGAAATAAAGTAGAAGATATAAAAGTTGGTGATACAGTAGTATTTGAACAATTTAGAGGTAC
This region includes:
- a CDS encoding polyprenyl synthetase family protein, which encodes MQNLAKSFEDYLFHNLPKSKTFHPYFEDALAHMLKAGGKRFRPMLLLSVVKSNKSLLIPNTLCVALGLEFLHTYSLIHDDLPAMDNADLRRGFQTLHKKYDEVTAILVGDALNTEAFNLVANASLSNDIKIDLIKCLSSNGGIDGMIIGQAIDCFFENQKLELNQLEFLHIHKTAKLIAASLKMGAIICEYDLQTQEKLYNFGIDLGLLFQIQDDIIDEICSSEEAGKTTQNDGAKNSFVNLLGLEGAKKSADELSLKCIKTLNTFDFNLKESLEELLLEYINRHK
- a CDS encoding YbaB/EbfC family nucleoid-associated protein gives rise to the protein MFDGIDLKNLNLNDMMNQFQDMANKSKEDNASRIFTAKAGGGMVEISINGNSEVIDLKLDDSLLEDKDSLQILLISAMNDVIKQSDENKKMMAMNMMSGLGSFGQK
- the groES gene encoding co-chaperone GroES, which produces MNFRPLGERVLVKRTEVENKTASGIYIPDNAKEKPHTAEVVAIGNKVEDIKVGDTVVFEQFRGTEFKLDGQEYLILNIENVIGVM